A genomic window from Sanguibacter antarcticus includes:
- a CDS encoding sirohydrochlorin chelatase produces MTTSNGQAGSVQDDIEGTGGRPVLVACSHGTDNVQGQAIIAELVAAVRELLPDVEVLETYVDVQYPQVDEVVGSVAPERGVVIVPLLLSGGFHVHVDIAAAVETRAATGGPTIAARALGPDDRLASILVERLVEAGASQDDSVVVAAAGSSDARAAGDVEKVVASVDAMWNGPVSVGYASAATPRVGVATDLARAGLGGPAHGRVVVASYLLAPGFFLDGIARVGAEIVSAPIGAHPLLAQIVVDRYLAAAAALASA; encoded by the coding sequence ATGACGACTTCCAACGGCCAGGCAGGTAGCGTCCAGGACGACATCGAGGGGACCGGCGGCCGTCCCGTGCTCGTCGCGTGCTCTCACGGGACGGACAACGTCCAAGGGCAGGCGATCATTGCTGAGCTCGTGGCAGCGGTCCGGGAGCTCCTCCCTGATGTCGAGGTCCTCGAGACCTACGTGGACGTCCAGTACCCGCAGGTCGACGAGGTCGTGGGCAGCGTCGCTCCAGAGCGCGGGGTCGTCATCGTCCCGTTGCTCTTGTCCGGTGGCTTCCACGTCCACGTCGACATCGCTGCGGCCGTGGAGACCCGTGCTGCGACGGGTGGCCCGACGATCGCGGCCCGAGCCCTCGGCCCGGACGACCGCCTCGCGTCGATCCTCGTCGAACGGCTCGTCGAGGCCGGGGCGTCGCAGGACGACTCCGTCGTCGTCGCTGCGGCAGGGTCGAGCGATGCGCGCGCTGCCGGGGACGTCGAGAAGGTCGTCGCATCGGTGGACGCGATGTGGAACGGTCCGGTGAGCGTCGGCTACGCCTCCGCCGCCACGCCGCGCGTCGGTGTCGCGACAGACCTCGCCCGCGCCGGGCTCGGGGGCCCGGCCCACGGGCGCGTCGTGGTCGCGAGCTACCTCCTCGCACCGGGATTCTTCCTCGACGGGATCGCTCGCGTGGGCGCTGAGATCGTCTCCGCACCCATCGGAGCTCACCCGCTCCTCGCGCAGATCGTCGTCGACCGGTACCTCGCGGCGGCGGCCGCGCTCGCCTCCGCCTGA
- a CDS encoding IS3 family transposase (programmed frameshift): MPKEQSAGKPTMRRYSDQEKSAAVRMVRSLRAELGTEHGTVHRVATQLGYGVESLRVWVKQADIDEGVTPGVTTDEAARVKALEQENRELKRANEILRRAAPFLRGGARPPEQVAAFIDANREDLVEDSRLGVELICTVLQVAPSTYYARRSRPPSVRQVRDAVNGPALVALWEANYQVYGARKLWKAAGRAGIDVGRDQIARLMRAAGIEGVRRTKRVRTTRPDPRAARHPDLVGRDFTASAPNQLWVTDLTYVPTWAGVAYVCFIIDAYSRMIVGWRAAPTMRTETVLDAIEMARWSRGANLPGLRCHSDAGSQFTSIRYGERLAEIGATPSIGTVGDSYDNALAETVNGYYKAELIRGPARQRPWKTVEDVELATLGWVHWHNTQRLHGYLGDVPPAEYEQAFYADRTDRHQVVGIQ; the protein is encoded by the exons ATGCCGAAGGAACAGAGTGCGGGGAAGCCGACCATGAGGCGGTACTCCGATCAGGAGAAGTCTGCCGCGGTCCGAATGGTCCGCTCGCTGCGAGCAGAGCTGGGGACCGAGCACGGCACGGTCCATCGAGTCGCGACACAGCTGGGCTATGGAGTCGAGTCGCTCCGGGTCTGGGTCAAGCAGGCCGACATCGACGAAGGCGTCACCCCGGGTGTGACGACCGACGAGGCTGCTCGGGTGAAGGCCTTGGAGCAGGAGAACCGGGAGCTCAAGCGCGCGAATGAGATCCTGCGGCGAGCAGCCC CATTTCTTCGGGGCGGAGCTCGACCGCCAGAACAAGTAGCCGCGTTCATCGACGCCAACCGCGAGGACCTCGTGGAAGACAGTCGTTTGGGAGTCGAGCTCATCTGCACGGTGTTGCAGGTGGCCCCCAGCACCTACTACGCCAGAAGGAGCCGGCCGCCCTCGGTTCGCCAGGTCCGTGATGCTGTCAACGGGCCTGCGTTGGTGGCGCTGTGGGAGGCGAACTACCAGGTCTACGGGGCACGCAAGCTCTGGAAAGCAGCGGGTCGGGCCGGGATCGACGTCGGCCGGGACCAGATCGCCCGCCTGATGCGGGCCGCGGGGATCGAGGGCGTGCGCCGGACCAAACGGGTGCGGACCACCCGGCCTGACCCGCGCGCGGCCCGACACCCCGATCTCGTGGGCCGTGACTTCACTGCCAGCGCTCCGAACCAGCTGTGGGTGACGGACCTGACCTACGTACCGACCTGGGCCGGGGTCGCCTACGTCTGCTTCATCATCGATGCCTACTCCCGGATGATCGTGGGCTGGCGAGCGGCCCCGACGATGCGGACCGAGACCGTCTTGGATGCGATCGAGATGGCCCGCTGGTCACGCGGGGCGAACCTGCCCGGCCTGCGATGTCACAGCGATGCCGGCAGTCAATTCACCTCGATCCGATACGGGGAACGTCTCGCCGAGATCGGAGCGACCCCGTCGATCGGAACCGTGGGCGACAGCTATGACAACGCGCTGGCCGAGACCGTGAACGGCTACTACAAGGCCGAACTCATCCGTGGACCCGCTCGCCAACGGCCCTGGAAGACAGTCGAGGACGTCGAGCTCGCCACCCTCGGGTGGGTCCACTGGCACAACACCCAGCGCCTGCACGGCTACCTCGGCGACGTCCCACCCGCCGAGTACGAGCAGGCCTTCTATGCTGATCGAACCGACCGCCACCAGGTCGTCGGAATCCAATAG
- a CDS encoding EamA family transporter yields MVKQAPSGGTLFVWVYSTFSVTLLLPVVLFGAARGSTIDAVVVKAGVVSALLHTAYAITLQRAYTRADMNVVYPVARGMGPVLVVVFAAVALRQHLTIVEMAGVAVILGGAIVVASRRSGDRDLVTVEARRSLAGPVRGLLVGATIAGYTLWDDHAMKDLGVDALPYYTCTAVVQCVVLTVLCWRRRREAVVVVRHSWRPALLVAVLVPASYVAVLFALTMAPVALVAPLRSTSIVFGSIAGWLLLGEPAGRRRLLGAVVVVLGVGLLVVPSG; encoded by the coding sequence GTGGTCAAGCAAGCTCCCAGTGGCGGAACCCTCTTCGTCTGGGTGTACTCGACCTTCTCCGTGACGCTCCTGCTCCCCGTGGTGCTTTTCGGGGCGGCACGGGGGAGCACGATCGACGCCGTCGTCGTCAAGGCCGGCGTGGTGTCAGCGCTGCTGCACACGGCATACGCGATCACCCTGCAGCGGGCGTATACGCGAGCGGACATGAACGTCGTCTACCCGGTCGCGCGCGGCATGGGACCGGTGCTCGTCGTCGTCTTCGCGGCCGTCGCACTCCGACAGCACCTCACCATCGTCGAGATGGCCGGTGTGGCTGTCATCCTGGGAGGCGCGATCGTCGTCGCGTCACGCAGGTCAGGGGACCGAGATCTCGTCACCGTGGAAGCCCGACGCTCCCTGGCCGGGCCCGTGCGCGGTCTCCTCGTCGGGGCGACGATCGCCGGGTACACCCTGTGGGACGACCACGCGATGAAGGACCTCGGCGTCGATGCGCTGCCGTACTACACCTGCACAGCGGTCGTGCAGTGCGTGGTGCTCACGGTGCTGTGCTGGCGGCGCCGTCGGGAAGCCGTCGTCGTCGTGCGCCACTCCTGGCGACCCGCGCTCCTCGTGGCCGTCCTGGTCCCCGCGTCCTATGTCGCGGTGCTGTTCGCGCTCACGATGGCGCCGGTTGCTCTGGTCGCCCCGCTGCGCTCGACGAGCATCGTCTTCGGCAGCATCGCTGGATGGCTGCTCCTCGGTGAGCCCGCGGGTCGGCGGCGCCTGCTCGGTGCGGTCGTCGTGGTCCTGGGAGTGGGACTGCTTGTCGTGCCGAGCGGGTGA
- the cobA gene encoding uroporphyrinogen-III C-methyltransferase, whose product MTDDAPSEIFPLGLRLTGRRVLLVGGGLVAARRARSLADAGARVNVVSPALCAPMSELVSAGTVVWEHEREYASGDLDGAWLVHAATGDRDADARVSADAEAQQVFCIAAGDAVAGTAWVPAVAHFDDVIVSVTSSSAKERNPRRSIRVRDAVERGLRDGTLPVRHTPPRPTAAAPGTGAATGTGDPAVTSPPTTGWVALVGGGPGRLDLLTVRARVLLTAADVVIIDRLAPRAILDELPRDVDVIDVGKTAGHHPIPQEAINALLVEHALAGRGVVRLKGGDPYVFGRGGEELDACEAAGIPTEVVPGVTSAISVPTAAGIPVTHRGLSRGFTVLTGHEDVGRVPAAADHTLILLMGVSHLPLTTAGLIANGRDPRTPAAVVEDGYGDRQRTTVGTLATISDLAVAAGVRPPAITVVGEVVRRSPAWVEQP is encoded by the coding sequence ATGACAGACGATGCGCCCTCGGAGATCTTCCCGCTCGGCCTCCGGCTCACCGGTCGACGCGTCCTGCTCGTGGGAGGCGGTCTCGTCGCCGCGCGCCGCGCCCGGTCGCTCGCGGACGCCGGTGCACGCGTGAACGTCGTCTCCCCTGCGCTGTGCGCGCCGATGTCTGAGCTCGTCTCCGCCGGCACGGTCGTCTGGGAGCACGAGCGCGAGTACGCGTCGGGTGACCTCGACGGCGCGTGGCTCGTCCACGCGGCCACAGGCGACCGCGACGCCGACGCACGCGTCTCGGCGGACGCCGAGGCCCAGCAGGTGTTCTGCATCGCGGCGGGCGACGCTGTCGCTGGAACCGCGTGGGTGCCAGCGGTCGCGCACTTCGACGACGTCATCGTGTCCGTGACGTCGTCGTCCGCGAAGGAGCGCAACCCGCGCAGGTCCATCCGCGTCCGTGACGCCGTCGAGCGAGGCCTGCGCGACGGCACGCTCCCGGTCCGGCACACGCCACCGCGCCCGACCGCAGCCGCTCCAGGCACGGGCGCGGCCACTGGCACGGGCGATCCCGCTGTGACGTCACCGCCGACGACGGGCTGGGTCGCGCTCGTCGGAGGCGGTCCTGGCCGGCTCGACCTCCTCACCGTCCGCGCGCGTGTGCTGCTCACGGCAGCCGACGTGGTCATCATCGACCGGCTCGCGCCCCGCGCGATCCTCGACGAGCTCCCGCGCGACGTCGACGTCATCGACGTCGGCAAGACCGCCGGTCACCACCCGATCCCGCAGGAGGCGATCAACGCGCTGCTCGTCGAGCACGCGCTCGCCGGGCGTGGCGTCGTGCGGCTCAAGGGCGGTGACCCGTACGTGTTCGGACGCGGTGGCGAAGAGCTCGACGCGTGCGAGGCGGCGGGCATCCCCACCGAGGTGGTGCCCGGGGTGACGAGCGCGATCTCCGTCCCGACCGCCGCGGGCATCCCGGTGACGCACCGCGGTCTGTCTCGCGGTTTCACGGTCCTCACCGGGCACGAGGACGTGGGGCGCGTCCCTGCGGCAGCGGACCACACCCTCATCCTTCTCATGGGCGTCTCGCACCTGCCGCTCACCACGGCGGGCCTCATCGCGAACGGGCGCGACCCGCGGACTCCCGCCGCTGTCGTCGAGGACGGCTACGGTGACCGCCAGCGCACCACGGTGGGCACCCTTGCGACGATCTCCGACCTGGCCGTCGCCGCAGGTGTCCGACCGCCGGCGATCACCGTGGTCGGCGAGGTCGTGCGTCGGTCTCCGGCATGGGTGGAGCAGCCCTAG
- a CDS encoding helix-turn-helix domain-containing protein encodes MYDEKTYTVQQIADTFGVSGGTIYRHLIHDAHPA; translated from the coding sequence ATGTATGACGAGAAGACCTACACCGTCCAGCAGATCGCGGACACGTTCGGGGTCTCAGGCGGCACCATCTACCGCCACCTCATCCACGACGCCCACCCCGCTTGA
- a CDS encoding alpha/beta fold hydrolase, with translation MHAVERGAGTPLVMIHGFGVDHRILTSLDPALGALGGWRRVYLDLPGTAGTPIGDVASTSDIADAVEHEIDKLLGDEPFAILGNSFGAMVARKVAHDLRPQVLGLATLAGVFVAQQRLRTLPSRTVLHEDPVAVRGAGAAALDYVEVAVEQHPEGVRTFLEHVHPGLTSVDRSALARIEQQYAFDVEPEDASPEPFMMPVLIVTARQDHVVGFEDASNRLEHYPRATFVILDAAGHNVHLDRPVVVEALIVDWLQRVRASRRTLGDR, from the coding sequence ATGCATGCTGTTGAGCGAGGCGCAGGGACTCCGCTGGTGATGATCCATGGCTTCGGTGTGGACCATCGCATCCTCACGTCGTTGGACCCAGCACTTGGTGCGCTCGGTGGGTGGAGACGCGTTTACCTGGATCTGCCCGGCACGGCCGGGACTCCTATCGGTGATGTGGCGAGCACCAGTGACATCGCCGATGCCGTTGAACATGAGATTGACAAGCTGCTCGGTGACGAGCCCTTCGCGATCCTCGGTAACTCCTTCGGCGCAATGGTGGCGAGGAAGGTTGCGCACGACCTGCGTCCGCAGGTGCTCGGCCTTGCGACGCTCGCCGGGGTCTTCGTCGCGCAACAGCGGCTTCGGACGCTGCCGTCGCGGACGGTCTTGCACGAGGACCCGGTCGCCGTCCGGGGAGCGGGCGCCGCGGCCCTCGACTACGTCGAGGTAGCGGTCGAGCAGCATCCCGAAGGCGTCCGAACGTTCCTCGAGCATGTGCACCCTGGCCTCACCTCGGTCGATCGGTCCGCGTTAGCGCGTATTGAGCAGCAGTATGCGTTCGACGTCGAGCCGGAAGACGCCTCGCCCGAGCCGTTCATGATGCCCGTGCTGATCGTCACAGCTCGCCAAGACCACGTCGTGGGCTTCGAAGACGCGTCGAACCGGCTTGAGCACTACCCGCGGGCAACTTTCGTCATTCTCGACGCCGCGGGGCACAACGTGCACTTGGACCGACCCGTTGTCGTGGAAGCACTCATCGTGGACTGGCTGCAGCGTGTACGAGCGTCTCGGCGCACCCTCGGCGATCGCTGA
- a CDS encoding IS30 family transposase, which yields MQGRHGHLSREQKQFALWLHAKGWRLVDIAREIGCSAPMVGLMVRTGRYVDAKAFGWDPRSGCLTIAEREQILVGLAQGLSLTAIAGQLGRAVSTISREVARAGGREKYSAWGAHERARAQARRPKAFKLGTGPLLQEVATNLEQLWSPQEIAARLRLDRPGDPEMHVSHETIYQSLFVQGRGQLRRELARCLRSGRTARKPRTAVDGRGRIPGMVMISERPGEVEDRAVPGHWEGDLIMGEQSRSAVATLVERSTRLTLLLHLGEGKSAEQVEVAMREAITALPVSLRRTITWDQGAEMAKHATFTATTGIPIYFCDPHSPWQRASNENTNGLLRQYLPKSTDLSLVSRNELERIQDSLNARPRKTLGYMTPSEKFAELVAATT from the coding sequence ATGCAAGGTAGGCATGGTCATCTCAGCAGGGAGCAGAAGCAGTTCGCGCTGTGGTTGCACGCGAAGGGCTGGCGGCTGGTCGACATCGCGCGGGAGATCGGGTGCAGCGCGCCGATGGTCGGGCTCATGGTTCGTACCGGTCGCTACGTGGACGCCAAGGCGTTCGGGTGGGATCCGCGGTCGGGGTGCCTGACGATCGCAGAGCGTGAGCAGATTCTGGTAGGACTGGCCCAGGGCCTGTCCCTGACGGCGATCGCTGGCCAGCTGGGCCGTGCGGTCTCGACCATCAGCCGGGAGGTCGCTCGCGCCGGTGGTCGGGAGAAGTACTCGGCGTGGGGTGCTCACGAACGGGCCCGCGCCCAGGCCCGACGCCCCAAGGCGTTCAAGCTCGGGACGGGCCCGCTACTGCAGGAGGTAGCCACGAACCTCGAGCAGCTGTGGTCACCGCAAGAGATCGCCGCCCGCCTACGATTGGACCGCCCCGGCGACCCGGAGATGCACGTGAGCCACGAGACGATCTATCAGTCGCTGTTCGTCCAGGGCCGCGGCCAGCTGCGCCGTGAGCTCGCCCGCTGCCTGCGCTCGGGGCGGACCGCACGCAAGCCCCGCACAGCCGTTGACGGACGCGGGCGGATCCCCGGCATGGTCATGATCAGCGAACGTCCGGGTGAGGTCGAGGACCGCGCCGTTCCCGGGCACTGGGAAGGCGACCTCATCATGGGCGAGCAGAGCCGCAGCGCGGTCGCAACGCTCGTGGAGCGTTCGACCCGCCTGACCCTGCTGCTGCACCTGGGCGAAGGCAAGAGCGCCGAGCAGGTCGAAGTCGCGATGCGTGAGGCGATCACCGCGCTACCGGTCTCATTGAGACGCACTATCACCTGGGACCAGGGCGCAGAGATGGCTAAGCACGCCACGTTCACCGCTACGACCGGCATCCCGATCTACTTCTGCGACCCGCACTCCCCCTGGCAGCGCGCCAGCAACGAGAACACCAACGGGCTACTGCGCCAGTACCTGCCCAAGAGCACCGACCTCAGCCTGGTCAGCCGCAACGAGCTCGAACGAATCCAGGACAGCCTGAACGCTCGCCCCCGCAAGACGCTGGGCTACATGACACCATCAGAGAAGTTCGCAGAACTCGTTGCGGCCACCACTTGA
- the arfB gene encoding alternative ribosome rescue aminoacyl-tRNA hydrolase ArfB produces the protein MDTPLRVTTDLLVPASELTWRFSRSSGPGGQGVNTADSRVELLWVPTTSASAGALPEPLRERLLDRLRHQLVGDAVVVVASEHRAQLRNRAAARERLAQLLREALAPPPRRRRATRPTRGSVERRLGAKKNRSTIKAGRSADHRRSGA, from the coding sequence ATGGACACCCCGCTGCGCGTCACCACAGACCTCCTCGTCCCCGCGAGCGAGCTGACCTGGCGCTTCTCTCGCTCGTCAGGGCCTGGTGGACAAGGCGTGAACACCGCCGACAGCCGGGTCGAGCTGCTCTGGGTCCCGACGACGTCAGCGTCCGCAGGAGCCCTGCCGGAACCGTTGCGCGAACGGCTCCTGGACCGTCTGCGGCACCAGCTCGTCGGCGACGCGGTCGTCGTCGTCGCCTCGGAGCACCGCGCCCAGCTTCGCAACCGTGCAGCAGCCCGCGAGCGTCTCGCCCAGCTCCTTCGGGAAGCGCTCGCGCCGCCACCGCGGCGACGGCGAGCCACCCGGCCCACCCGTGGTTCCGTCGAGAGGCGCCTCGGAGCGAAGAAGAACAGGTCGACCATCAAGGCCGGACGATCCGCCGACCATCGTCGGTCCGGGGCGTAG
- a CDS encoding TIR domain-containing protein, with protein sequence MPRVDPLQNAIAAYAADKWTDTEWRVFGRETGTSDIIDGHSRLYRSLGFGDDDYPDAAAEVVRQILASEAVEEDSGEAGRMELFADSMPDLPTWTENSAPARTRRLFQDYLDARDASEIPTSWQVESTPEPEADPDAWLTDPSTPIPPYERPEDAALDHPAPATQVPSIFIVHGHDEAALNSIRIYVHKVTGLMPISLAEEAGRGQTIIEKFEAIGAEASFVIVLLTPDDVGQANAAFQAKVAPDPRARQNVVLELGYFIGKIGRESVVVVDADVERPSDLAGLSYVQYPGSNWKDSLRTELDAAGLIRTP encoded by the coding sequence ATGCCTCGTGTTGATCCTCTGCAGAATGCCATCGCCGCGTACGCAGCCGACAAGTGGACGGACACGGAATGGCGGGTGTTCGGTCGCGAGACCGGCACGAGCGACATCATCGACGGACATTCACGCCTGTACCGTTCACTTGGGTTTGGCGATGACGATTACCCCGACGCAGCAGCGGAAGTGGTGCGTCAGATTCTCGCGTCCGAAGCGGTCGAAGAAGACTCCGGCGAAGCAGGGCGAATGGAACTGTTTGCGGATTCGATGCCAGACCTGCCTACCTGGACCGAGAACAGCGCACCCGCTCGCACAAGGAGGCTCTTCCAGGACTACTTGGACGCGCGCGATGCATCAGAGATCCCTACCTCATGGCAAGTTGAATCGACGCCGGAACCCGAAGCTGATCCCGATGCCTGGTTGACAGATCCCTCGACGCCAATTCCGCCATACGAGCGGCCGGAGGACGCTGCGCTGGATCACCCAGCCCCCGCGACGCAGGTTCCGTCGATCTTCATAGTGCACGGCCACGATGAAGCGGCGTTGAACTCGATCCGGATCTACGTCCATAAGGTCACTGGTCTAATGCCTATATCGCTGGCCGAAGAAGCTGGCAGGGGACAGACCATCATTGAGAAGTTCGAAGCGATCGGAGCAGAGGCATCGTTCGTGATCGTTTTGCTGACCCCGGATGACGTTGGTCAGGCGAACGCAGCATTCCAGGCGAAGGTCGCCCCCGATCCTCGCGCGCGACAGAACGTCGTCCTCGAGCTCGGGTATTTCATCGGGAAGATCGGCCGCGAGAGCGTCGTCGTCGTTGATGCCGACGTGGAGCGCCCTTCCGACCTAGCTGGCCTGAGCTATGTGCAGTACCCCGGCTCGAACTGGAAAGACTCCCTTCGAACGGAGTTGGACGCCGCAGGCCTGATCCGCACTCCTTAG
- a CDS encoding recombinase family protein, with protein sequence MASIGYARVSTRDKNLDAQLDWLRAGGCEKVFVEHASGVLAKRPALDDALEYLRSGDTLVVTKLDRLSRSVRNLKEVADALEAQGLGLKALSQGIDTTTPGGRWSGQDDRDQGVSGPGDV encoded by the coding sequence ATGGCTTCGATCGGATATGCGCGTGTGTCGACCCGGGATAAGAACCTGGACGCTCAGCTGGACTGGCTGCGTGCTGGTGGGTGCGAGAAGGTCTTCGTCGAGCACGCCTCGGGTGTCCTGGCGAAGCGACCTGCGCTTGATGATGCTCTGGAGTACCTGCGCAGTGGCGACACTCTTGTGGTGACCAAGCTCGACCGGCTGAGTCGCTCGGTGCGCAACCTCAAAGAGGTCGCCGACGCGCTAGAGGCCCAAGGTCTCGGGCTCAAGGCCTTGTCGCAGGGGATCGACACCACGACCCCTGGTGGGCGGTGGTCGGGTCAAGATGACCGCGACCAAGGCGTGTCAGGCCCGGGCGATGTATGA
- a CDS encoding DDE-type integrase/transposase/recombinase, whose product MRPGVARDPVEAEFARNRRYVPAHSEPSEELRLILRGVLALRAPRRRQPRLLHPSVAAIRTHTGGQSSCPHRSAPVDQRQERQPLLLRVLPRRHLPLLVAGVATTAGIQAFTGRVYAAFVTDVFSRRVVGWQLSRSLRTDLALNALEMGIWTRKREGRDLSGLTHHSDRGVQYVAVRYTQRLAEAGAVASVGTTGDSYDNALAEAFNSLFKAELVRNKGPWKSIDDLEIATAEYIDWFNHRRLHGEIGLIPPTEHETNHYRHNPAPTTVEASVPSLH is encoded by the coding sequence ATGCGCCCAGGCGTAGCACGTGACCCGGTTGAAGCCGAGTTCGCGCGCAACCGCCGATACGTTCCCGCTCACAGCGAGCCGTCTGAAGAACTCCGCCTTATCCTCCGGGGTGTGCTTGCGCTGCGTGCTCCGCGGCGTCGACAACCCCGCCTGCTTCATCCATCGGTAGCCGCGATCCGGACTCACACCGGCGGCCAGAGCAGCTGCCCGCACCGATCCGCCCCGGTCGATCAACGCCAGGAACGCCAACCTCTGCTGCTCCGTGTACTTCCTCGCCGGCATCTTCCACTCCTCGTCGCGGGCGTTGCGACGACTGCTGGAATCCAAGCGTTCACCGGAAGGGTCTACGCGGCCTTCGTCACCGACGTGTTCTCCCGGCGTGTGGTCGGCTGGCAGCTGTCGAGGTCGCTGCGCACCGACCTCGCCCTGAACGCCCTAGAGATGGGCATCTGGACCCGCAAGCGCGAGGGTCGCGACCTGTCGGGACTAACGCACCACAGCGACAGAGGAGTCCAATACGTCGCCGTTCGCTACACCCAGCGCCTCGCTGAGGCCGGCGCCGTCGCCTCGGTCGGCACCACCGGCGACTCCTACGACAATGCCCTGGCCGAGGCGTTCAACTCCCTGTTCAAGGCCGAGCTCGTGCGCAACAAAGGCCCCTGGAAGAGCATCGACGACCTCGAGATCGCCACAGCCGAGTACATCGACTGGTTCAACCACCGACGACTGCACGGCGAGATCGGCCTAATCCCACCCACCGAGCACGAGACCAACCACTACCGCCACAACCCCGCTCCAACTACCGTCGAAGCGTCAGTTCCGAGCCTCCACTAA
- a CDS encoding IS1380 family transposase, whose amino-acid sequence MKQTTGSYPRLSVDTTTSPAVGQAGGVLVTETITATGLGRELSGALAPWRKPLAVHDPAKVITDLALTLALGGDCLADIALLRAEPGVFGRVASDATVSRTIDTLAKDAPAALKAINAARALARARAWSLAGTDAPDHDARASVPLIVDLDATLVASHSEKELSRPNFKRGFGFHPLCSFIDHGPGGTGEPLAILLRPGNAGSNTAADHITVLKSSLAQLPGHRPGTRPGRKVLIRIDGAGSTHAVLDWLTGQRLSYSVGFSLPAHTPDLLELIPDHVWAPALDAHDEIRDGAWVAELTDLLALKNWPKGMRVIVRKERPHPGAQLTITDVDGHRITAFATNTRTGGPGTQLADLELRHRRRARCEDRIRIAKDTGLRAFPLFDFAQNEIWCAIVALAVELTAWMQMLALHAHPARRWEPKRLRLRLFTVPATLARTGRRVLLHLADKAPWAHLVGEGTTRLRALAAAAG is encoded by the coding sequence GTGAAGCAGACTACCGGTTCCTACCCGCGCCTGAGCGTCGACACGACCACCTCGCCAGCAGTCGGGCAGGCCGGCGGGGTGCTGGTCACCGAGACGATCACAGCCACCGGGCTCGGGCGCGAGCTGTCCGGCGCGTTGGCGCCGTGGCGTAAGCCGCTCGCGGTCCACGACCCCGCGAAAGTCATCACCGACCTCGCGCTCACGCTCGCCCTGGGTGGGGACTGCTTGGCCGATATCGCGCTGCTGCGCGCCGAGCCCGGGGTGTTCGGACGGGTGGCCTCGGACGCGACGGTGTCCCGCACGATCGACACCCTGGCCAAAGACGCCCCGGCCGCGTTGAAGGCCATCAACGCCGCACGGGCCCTCGCGCGGGCCCGGGCGTGGTCGCTGGCCGGCACCGATGCCCCCGACCACGACGCCCGGGCGAGCGTCCCGCTGATCGTGGACCTGGACGCGACGTTGGTCGCTTCCCACTCCGAGAAGGAGCTCTCTCGCCCGAATTTCAAGCGTGGCTTCGGCTTCCATCCGTTGTGCTCGTTCATTGACCACGGCCCAGGTGGGACCGGTGAACCCCTGGCGATCTTGCTCCGCCCGGGCAACGCCGGGTCGAACACGGCCGCCGACCACATCACCGTCCTGAAGTCGTCCCTCGCGCAGCTGCCCGGCCACCGGCCCGGGACCCGCCCCGGGCGCAAGGTGCTGATCCGCATCGACGGGGCCGGGTCCACCCACGCCGTCCTGGACTGGCTCACCGGCCAGCGACTGTCGTACTCGGTCGGATTCTCGCTGCCCGCCCACACCCCTGACCTGCTCGAACTCATCCCCGACCACGTGTGGGCACCCGCACTGGACGCCCACGACGAGATCCGCGACGGCGCGTGGGTCGCCGAGCTCACCGACCTGCTGGCATTGAAGAACTGGCCCAAGGGCATGCGCGTGATCGTGCGCAAAGAACGCCCCCACCCCGGCGCGCAGCTGACCATCACCGACGTCGACGGGCACCGCATCACCGCGTTCGCCACCAACACCCGCACTGGTGGGCCGGGCACCCAGCTCGCCGACCTCGAGCTGCGCCACCGCCGCCGGGCGCGCTGCGAGGACAGGATCCGCATCGCCAAGGACACCGGGCTGCGCGCGTTCCCGCTGTTCGACTTCGCGCAGAATGAGATCTGGTGCGCGATCGTGGCCCTGGCGGTCGAGCTCACCGCGTGGATGCAGATGCTCGCCTTGCACGCTCACCCCGCCCGCCGCTGGGAACCCAAACGGCTGCGACTACGCCTGTTCACCGTCCCGGCGACCCTGGCCCGCACCGGGCGACGGGTCCTGCTCCACCTCGCCGACAAAGCGCCCTGGGCGCACCTGGTCGGCGAAGGAACCACACGACTACGCGCCCTGGCCGCCGCAGCCGGCTGA